In a single window of the Orcinus orca chromosome 9, mOrcOrc1.1, whole genome shotgun sequence genome:
- the RARRES2 gene encoding retinoic acid receptor responder protein 2, with amino-acid sequence MWQLLLPLALWPGVMGLGKDELTAAQHLGLQVALEEFHKHPPVQWAFRETGVDSAMDTPFPAGTFVRLEFKLQQTNCRKKDWKKAECKVKPSGRKRKCLACIKLDPEDKVLGRMVHCPIETQVQQELQERQEAQCSRVERAGEDPHGHYFPGQFAFFKALPPS; translated from the exons ATGTGGCAGCTGTTGCTCCCGCTGGCCCTGTGGCCGGGCGTGATGGGCTTGGGCAAGGATGAGCTCACGGCGGCCCAGCACCTGGGCCTGCAGGTGGCCCTGGAGGAGTTCCACAAGCATCCGCCCGTGCAGTGGGCCTTCCGGGAGACCGGTGTGGACAGTGCCATGGACACG CCCTTCCCGGCCGGGACCTTTGTGAGGCTGGAGTTTAAGCTCCAGCAGACGAACTGCCGGAAGAAGGACTGGAAGAAAGCGGAGTGCAAGGTCAAGCCCAGCGGG AGAAAGCGGAAATGCCTGGCCTGCATCAAGCTGGACCCTGAAGATAAAGTCCTGGGCCGGATGGTCCACTGCCCCATAGAGACACAGGTTCAACAG GAGCTGCAGGAGCGCCAGGAGGCCCAGTGCAGCAGGGTGGAGCGCGCCGGCGAGGACCCTCACGGCCACTACTTCCCCGGGCAGTTCGCGTTCTTCAAAGCCTTGCCCCCCAGCTGA
- the LRRC61 gene encoding leucine-rich repeat-containing protein 61: MEPRGEKSGETDGVRVTPQLLKARSGEFALESILLLKLQGLGLVDLGCLGECLGLEWLDLSGNALTQLGPLASLHQLAVLNVANNRLTGLEPLAACENLQSLNAAGNLLAGPGQLQCLAALPGLERLRLRDPSARLSNPLCASPSYWASVRELLPGLKVIDGERVSGRGSDFYQLCRDLDSSLRPSSSSGPRAVEAQPWVEPGYWESWPTRSSSILEEACRQFQDTLQECHDLDRQARDSLAQAEQALSPARATSFVF; the protein is encoded by the coding sequence ATGGAGCCTCGGGGTGAGAAGTCGGGAGAGACCGACGGGGTGCGCGTCACCCCTCAGCTGCTCAAGGCGCGCTCGGGTGAGTTCGCCCTGGAGTCCATCCTGCTGCTGAAgctgcagggcctggggctggtggACCTGGGCTGCCTGGGGGAGTGCTTGGGCCTCGAGTGGCTGGACCTTTCGGGCAACGCGCTCACCCAGCTGGGCCCGCTGGCCTCCCTGCACCAGCTGGCCGTGCTCAACGTGGCCAACAACCGGCTGACGGGGCTGGAGCCCCTGGCCGCCTGCGAGAACCTGCAGAGTCTCAACGCCGCAGGCAACCTACTGGCCGGCCCTGGGCAGCTGCAGTGTCTGGCGGCGCTGCCGGGCCTCGAGCGCCTGCGGCTCCGCGACCCCTCGGCCAGGCTCAGCAACCCGCTGTGCGCCAGCCCCTCCTACTGGGCCTCGGTCCGAGAGCTGCTGCCCGGCCTGAAGGTCATCGACGGTGAGCGCGTGAGCGGGCGCGGCAGTGACTTCTACCAGCTGTGCCGGGACCTGGACAGTTCCTTGCGCCCCAGCTCCAGCTCCGGCCCGCGAGCCGTGGAGGCCCAGCCCTGGGTGGAGCCCGGCTACTGGGAGTCCTGGCCCACGCGCAGCAGCTCCATCCTGGAGGAGGCCTGCCGCCAGTTCCAGGACACGCTGCAAGAGTGCCACGACCTGGATCGCCAGGCCAGGGACAGCCTGGCCCAGGCCGAGCAGGCGCTCAGCCCCGCCCGCGCCACTTCCTTTGTCTTTTGA